The window GCTGTCGAACACGGCATCCACCGCGATCTTGCGCGCGCCCTCGACGCCGGCCAGCACCTTCTGCTCCTCCAGCGGGATGCCCAGCTTTTCATAGGTGCGCCGGATTTCCGGATCGAGCTCGTCCAGCGACGCGATCGTCTTTTTCTGCTTCGGCTCGGCGTAGTAATATGCGTCCTGATAATCGATCGGCGGCACGTTCAGCTTGGCCCAGTCGGGTGCCTCCATCGTCTGCCACAACCGGAACGCCTTCAGCCGCCAGTCGAGCATCCATTCCGGCTCGTCCTTCTTGGCGCTGATATAGCGGACGGTATCCTCGCTCAGCCCCTTGGGCGCGAACTCCTGTTCGACATCGGTGGCAAAGCCCCATTCATACTTCTTGTTCGCGGCGGCGATCGCCTCGGCATTCTTGGTGGCCATGCTCAGATTCCGTTCGCTTGCAATGCGGGCGTGGAAGAAAGGGTGGCCAGGCTGATCCCGGCCAGTGCGCCGCGAACGGCGCCGTTGACGCTTGGCCAGTGCGGCCTGACCCGGCACTCGGCCTCGACTGCGCAGTCATTGCGGCCATGTTCGACACATGCGGTCATCGCGATCGGCCCTTCGATCGCCTCGATGATATCGGCCAGCGTGATGGCGGCGGGCGGGCGCGACAGGCGAAACCCGCCGCCCGTCCCGCGGGTACTTTCGATCAGCCCGGCCGCGGACAGGCGGCTGACCAGCTTTTGCACGGTCGGCAGCGGCAGGCCGGTTTCCTCGCTCAGGATCGTGGCGTTCAACCGGCCGGAAACGCCGCAATGGCGGGCGGCGGCGGCAAGCATCACGACAGCGTAATCGGACTGGGCGGACAGGCGCATTTTGCGAGTGGTTCTCAAATCGGATCAATTCGTTCCGATTAGGCAGATGGGCGCTTTGCCCCGCTTCGTCAACCGCCCGCCGCCGGGAAATGGCCGCTCATTCGCTGCCGTTGGGAAAGACCAGCGGCGCCAGTTCGCCGAACCGCTCTTCGCGCAACGTGATCGCCAGCACCGGGTCCATCTGCGCGCCCAGCGACCCCGGCGTATGGCCGGTAAAGTGACGGATTTCGTTGATCATGTGCGACTGGTCATAAAAATGGACGGCCACCTCGGACGGCGGCCGCCCGGTGGCGATCTCTGTCGCGGCGCGCAGGGTGCGGAACTTGCGCTCCAGGAACTTGGGCGGCCCGCCATAATATCGGTTCACCAGCCGCGTCACCTGCCGTTCCGACATGGGCAGCACGGCAAACAGGTCGGCAACCCGGATCGGCCCCGGCTGGGTCAGCCACTGGCGCACCACCTCGCACAGATGGCGATGATCGTCGGGCACGGGATTGCGCCGCACATGATTGAGGATGAACGGTTCGGCCACCGCCACCATGTCGGCCAGCGTCTCGATCCCCCGCAACCGTTCGAGCAGCGCCAGCCCCTCCTCGCCGAACAACAGCGCGCCGTCGGTCACATGATCGGCGCGGTCGGCCGCCGACATGCCGACCAGGCTGCCCCAGCCGACCGCGCGCAGCGACGCGCCGAAACAATGGAACGGGCCGTTGACGCGATAGGGGGATGCCCCGGTGCCGGGACCGTTGATCATGATCGGCGTCGATGGTTCTTCATGCCCGCCGGGAAAGGCGATCACGCCCTCCCCCTTCAGCATGAACCGGATCTGACCGACATCGGCCCGTTCGATCCCCTCGAACTGCGGCGAATCATCCCGAAACAGGTAGAAGACAGAGACGAACGGCGCGACCTCGGCAGACGGCAGCGCAAAATTCAGTTGCATCGACCCCAGGCGCCCCCGCTTCCTCGCGCTATCGCATCATCACGTAACCCCAATGACTTTGACCAGCATGTACCGGATATTCAATGAGATTTGTTCGATGACAGCATCCGGAACGGACAAAAAAACGGCCCGGCTCACGAATGAGCCGAGCCGACGAAGTTCAGGCGCCCCCGCAAGGGGCCGCCTCGGGTCGCAGGGATCACCTAGCGGCTAAGGGGGAATACGTATTGGACAAAAGCGACAAGCCGGGGCGTCAATGCGATTTGACGCTGGCCCGGCGCAGTGCCATCGACCGGCCATGCTTTACCCGCTTGTCCAGTCCGCGCTGTTCCGCATCGAACCGGAGCGTGCGCACCGCCTGACGATCCGCGCGCTGGCCCTGTGGGGCGGCGTCGGTGCGCCGCTGGCCCCGGCCCTGCCCGCGCATCCGGTGACGCTCGCTGGCCTCACCTTTCCCAACCCCATTGGCCTCGCCGCCGGGGTGGACAAGGATGCAGAGGCGGTGGACGGGTTTCTCGCGCTCGGCTTCGGCTTTGTGGAGGTCGGAACGCTGACCCCGCGGCCCCAGGCGGGCAATCCCCGCCCCCGCCTGTTCCGGCTGGTCGAGGATCAGGCGGTGATCAATCGCATGGGCTTCAACAATGCCGGTCTAGACGCCGCGCTGCTGCGCCTGTCGGTCGCCCGGCGCCAGGGGATCGTCGGCATCAATGTCGGCGCGAACAAGGATTCGGACGATCGCATCGCGGATTACGCATACGGCGTGGCTGCGGCTGCTGCCCATGGCGATTATGTCACCATCAACATCAGTTCGCCCAACACGCCGGGCCTGCGCGATCTTCAGGAACAGCCGATGCTGGGCGATCTGCTCACCCGCTGCGACGCTGCCCGTCACTTGGCCGATGGCACGCGCCGCCCGCTATTTCTGAAAATCGCGCCGGATTGCCCCCGCGACCTGATCGACCGGATCGTCCGCGCGGCCATCGACCATCATGTCGATGCGTTGATCGTATCCAACACCACCATCACCCGGCCGGACACGCTGCAATCGGGCGCGGCGGGCGAAGCGGGCGGCCTGTCCGGCGCGCCGCTGCGCGATCTGGCCCGCGCCAAGCTGGCGGAGGCGCGTTCGGCAACCGGCGGTCAATTGCCGCTGATCTCGGTCGGCGGCATCGATTCGGCGGAAGAGGCGCAGGCGCGGCTGGATGCCGGCGCGACGCTGGTTCAGCTCTATTCCGCGCTGCTGTTCCACGGGCCGGGGCTTGCCGCGCGCATCGCCCGCGGCCTTGGCTGATTGCCCGTTTCGATCAGTATCTCCGGATCAATCGGTTTGAACGATTAACGCTCATCGCCCAAATCACTGGATCAAAGCGGTGCGCCACCCGTTGGCCAGTCGCAGTACCGGGAGTGAGCGACGTGTCACGCGATCTGATGAAGACCCTGACCTATCTGGTCATCCACCTCGCGATCGGCTTTTCGGTGGCCTATGCCTTCACCGGCTCGTTCGCCATTGCGGGCGGCATCGCGCTGATCGAACCGTGCTGCAACGCCATCGCCTATTTCTTCCATGAAAAGGCCTGGGCAAAGGACTGGAGCAATTTCTCGATGCTGAAGGCGTTCGCCCATCAGCATGACGATACCTATCGCGCCTGACCCTATCGCGCCTGCCCCGCTGGCAGCACCAGTACCACGCCCTCGCGCCGGGGATCGAACCCGCCATCGACGCGCCCCTTGCGGATCATCACGCCGTGCAGCCCTGAATCCTCGCCCTGTCCGGGCTTCAGGTCGACGCCCCTCGCCTTCAGCGCGGCCAGCAGATCGGGGCTGAACTTCGTCACTTCGCCGTTAAAGCTGGGTCCGCGCGCCACCAGATTGGGCAGCGCCAGCGCATCCTGCATCGGCATCCCCCAGTCCGCCGCCGCCACCAGCGACTTGCCGACATAGGCCAGGATGGCATTGCCCCCCGCCGATCCCAGCGCGCCGGCAAACCGGCCGTCCGCGTCCAGCAGGATCAGCGGCGTCATCGACGATCGCGGCCGCTTGCCCGCGCCGACCGCATTGGCCGCCGGTCGTCCGTCCGGCTCGGTCGGCGAAAAGCTGAAATCGGTCATCTGGTTATTCAGGAAAAACCCGTCGACCATCCGGCCGGTGCCAAAGATGCTTTCCACCGTCGTCGTCATCGACACGACATTGCCCGCCGCATCCCCGACGATGAAATGCGATGTTCCCGCCGGCTCCAGCGTCCGGTCCATCGCCAGCCTGGGCGCGCCCGGCGGCGTTCCCGCCGCTGGTGCAGGCCCCGCCCGCTCCCCGATCAGCGCCGCGCGAGAGGCGACATAGGCGGGATCAAGCAACCCCGCGACCGGCACGTCCGGCACATCGCCGACATACCGGTCCCGGTCGGCGTACATCAGGCGGCTTGCCTCAGCGAACAGGAACCATGCCTGCGCATCCTGCGGCCCGCGCTTGGCAATATCCGTCCGCTCCAGCATGGCGAACAGCTGCAGCAGCCCCACCCCGCTCGACGGCGGCGGCGGCACGCAGATTTTCCAGACGCGATAGGGGCGGCACAGCGCCTGCCGCTTGACGGGGCGATAGGCGGAAAGGTCCGCCATCGTCATCGTACCGGCCAGCGGCCCCGCCGTGGTCCGCGCCACGATCCGCTCCGCCGTCGGGCCGGCATACAGCGCCTTTGGCCCCTCCGCGGCCAGCCGCTTCAGGAACGCGGCATAGGCGGGGTTGCGGATCGTATCGCCGACATCGGCCAGCGTGCCGTCGCTTTCCCCGAAATAGGCGCGGGCATCCGCCACCTGCAGCTGCGGGAAACTGCCGCCCAGAAACCGGCCCAGGCGCGGCGTCACCGTGAACCCGTCGGTCGCCACCCGCTCGGCATCGCCGAACAGCGTGCCCCAGGGCAGCCGCCCATGCTCGCCATGCGCCATGGCCAGCATCGCCACCGCGCCCGGTACGCCAGTCGCCCGCCCGCTGACCACCGCGTCGCGATAGCCAAGCGGCTTGCCATCGGCGCCCATGAACATCGCCGGATCGGCACCCGCGGGCGCCACCTCGCGGCCGTCGAAAATCTCGACCCCGCCGGTGCCTGCGTTGAAATAGGTCATGAACGCCCCGCCGCCGACGCCCGAGCTTTGCGGCTCGACCAGGCTCAGCATCGCCTGCACCGCAATGGCCGCATCGACCGCGCTGCCCCCGCGCTTCAGCACCGCCATGCCCGCCTCGGCCGCGATCGGATTGGCCGCGATGACAAAGGCGTCGGTCCGCGCCGCCGGCATCCCTGCCCGGGCAGGTCGCTGGTCCGCTACCGGGGCGCAGGAACTGGCCATGCCGATCGCGGCGATGGCGGCAAGGGTCCGGGCGAACAGGGTGCGGATCGGCGTCATGCCGATACCTTAACCGCGCCATGCTGCGGCGCAACCAGCATCGCCCGTTGCCGCCCGCCAAATGCCTGCCTACAACCCTCCGGTCATTCTGAGAGGATCGTCCGTGGCAGCAGCGCGCCAGCTCGAACATTTTCCCAATCTCGTCACCCTGTTCTTCACCCGTGCCCGTGAACAGGGGGACAAGCCGTTTCTCTGGGCCAAGCATGGCGGCAAATGGCATCCGACCAGCTGGGCAGAGGCGGCGGACAAGGTCGCCTCGCTCGCGGCCGGGCTGAAGTCGCTGGGCCTGAAACCGGGCGACCGCGTGATGCTGGTCAGCGAAAACCGACCGGAATGGTGCATCAGCGATCTGGCGATCATGGCGGCGGGCTGCATCACCGTGCCGACCTATGTCACCAACACCGAACGCGATCATCAGCATATCGTGGAAAACAGCGGGGCGGCCGCCGCCATCGTCTCGACCGGCAAGCTGGCCAAGGTGCTGATCCCCGCGCTGCTGCGCTCCAATGCCTGTCGACACCTCATTGCCATGGAGGATCTGCGCGGCGGCCAGGCCGGCCCGTTCGAACAGCATCACTGGCAGGGGCTGATCGACGCTCACCCGACCACGCCGGCCGATGCCGCCGCCGCTGCCGCGCACCTCAAGCGCGAGGATCTGGCCTGCATCATCTACACCAGCGGCACCGGCGGCGCGCCGCGCGGCGTGTGCCAGCATCACGGCGCGATCCTTCACAATGTGGAGGGGTGCGTGACGGTGATCAGCGAGGATTTCGGCTGGGACGAAGAGGTGTTCCTCTCCTTCCTCCCGCTATCCCACGCCTATGAACATTCCGGCGGACAGCATTTCCCGATCGGCCTCGGCGCGCAGATCTATTATTCCGAGGGGCTGGACAAGCTGGCCAGCAATATCGAGGAAACGCGGCCCACGATCATGGTCGTCGTGCCCCGCCTGTTCGAAGTGCTGCGCACGCGGATCAGCAAGGCGATCGAGAAACAGGGCAAGCTGTCCACCTACCTTCTCGACCGCGCCGTCGCGATCGGCGGAAAACGCGCGAACACGGGCCGCGTGCCGATCATCGATCAACCGATGAACCTCATCCTTTCCCGCACGCTCAAGCCCAAAATCGCGCAGCGGTTCGGCGGCCGGCTAAAGGCGATGGTGTCGGGCGGCGCGCCGCTCAACCCGGAAATCGGCATCTTCTTCGACGCGCTCGGCCTCACCTTTCTGCAGGGCTATGGCCAGACCGAGGCCGCGCCCGTCATCTCGTGCAACCGCCCCTCGGTGGGGCTGAAACACGACACGGTCGGCCCGCCGCTCAAGAATACCGAGGTGCGCATCGCCGAGGATGGCGAGATCCTGGTGCGCGGCGAACTGGTCATGCACGGCTATTGGCGGAATGAGGAGGAAACGGCCCGCGTCTTAAGGGACGGCTGGCTCCACACCGGCGATATCGGCGAAATCGACGACCGCGGCCGCATCAAGATCACCGACCGGAAAAAGGATATCATCGTCAACGACAAGGGCGATAATGTCGCCCCGCAAAAGGTCGAGGGGATGCTGACCCTGCAACCCGAAATCCTGCAGGCGATGATCTATGGCGACCGAAAGCCCTATATGGTCGCGGTGCTGGTGCCCGATCCCGAATGGGTTCAGCAATGGTGCGCACGCAGCGCCACCGCGTGCAATTTCAAGGCGCTGGCCCAGCATCATGAGTTCATGAAGGCGATGGGCGCGGCGGTGGAACGGGTGAACCGGGACCTGTCGGTGATCGAGCGCGTCCGCCGCTTCATCGTCGCCGACGAACCCTTTGCCATCGAAAACCAGCAGCTGACCCCCAGCCTGAAAATCCGCCGCCACGTCCTGAAACAAACCTATGGCGAGCGGCTGGACGCGCTCTACGGCAGCTGACCAAAAAGCCTCCTCCCCCTCGACGGGGGAGGATAGCGAAGCTTGGCGCGACGCGCCTGGCGCAGCCTGGAGAGGGTGAAGGGTAAGGGTCTTTTCTTCGACCGGCGCCTTCACCCCCAATCAATCCGCCATCGCGCCCTCAGCCGCTTGCCCAAGCTTCAGCAGGTCCCCGAACGACATCGGCCGTTCGATCAGGCCGGGGTGCGGCGAATAGCCCGCGTGCCACCGCTTTTCGTCCATTGCCTCGCGCGCGATGCTCATGCTGAACAATCGCCGGGGCACGGGTGAGCGATTGTCCGGCCCGGCGTGCAGCATGTCGCTTTGATACAGGATCACCGTCCCCTTGCGCGGCGCGGTGCTCACCACCGGAAACCGCGCATCCAGCGCCCGCCCCTCCCGGATCAGCCGCCACACCGTGCCGGGCGTCAGCGTGCGCACGCTGAACACCGGGTTCTTGCCGATCAGAAAGCGGAGCAGATTGGGCTGATGCTCGTCCCAGTGCGTCGAAAACACCCGGTCGCGAAACTCGCCCGGCGCCAGCGGCGTCTCCCGGCTGTTCCGCATCGCCCACAGCTTTTTCAGGTTATGGGCAAGGATGCGGACATTCCACCGCGCGCGGATCAGTTCCATCTGCGCCTCGGCCGCCGCGCCATGCTTTTTCGCCGCACCCGGAAACACCTGCGTCCCCGGCACGAACACCGTGCCGCCCTGCGCCGCCGACACGTCCTCCACCGCCGCGAACAGGCTGATGACCCCACTGGGATCGCGATGGACATATTGGTGCGATGATCCGGCATAGCTGGTCAGCGTCGTCACCTCGAGCAGCGGATGGTCCGGCGCGCAGTAGTGCGCGATCACCTCCTCCAGCCGCCGGGCCAGCGTCGCGGCAAGGCCCATGACGGCGGGCGTCGCGGGCAACGAACAGAAATCGCGCCGCCGATACCGGTTGTCCGTCTGGCTGGCGAACGCACAGCGATTGCGCGCTGAATCGTCGATCGTCTCGCGGATCAGCCCGGCCGCAAGGTCGGCCTCGGCGTCGGACAGCAGCCCGGTCAGGATCACCAGCCCATGCGTTTCCATGCTGGCCAGCGCCGCCCGCGCACACGCCCCGGTCAGCCGCCCGGCACCATCCAGGACCGCCGCCACCTCGAACGCGGATGTGTCGCCGGAAACCTTCAGCCCGTCCATGCCAGCCTGCCGCAAGGGAGAATGTCAGGCAAGGTAGTGACCCAAAACCCTAGCCATCGGGTTAATCCCCGCATCCCGCTTGCCACGTCGCGACCGCTATTCACCGCCGAAGATCAACCAGCCGCCGGTCAGCAAACGACCCCGTTGCGGACATTGGTGGTTCTGATAACAATCCAGTCATGAGGGCTATTGTTGCAACAACGGCATTGGCATTGGCTGTAGGGTGCGGCCAAGCGGCAAATCCTGAACCGGCGTTGGAAGGCACAGCGGTGTTCTTCAACTTTTATGGCGAACCCGTTCAGGTCTATGTCAACGATGAATTGCTATTCGCTGAGCGTTTAGACGTCGACGACAGTTCGACGGGGCTCTCCAAGGAGACATCCCTTAGCTTGAGCGGATGTTCACAAATCAAAATAGTCACCTCTTCACATCAGTCTCAGCAGCGAGTTTGTCCTGAAAAAAGCGGCTTTGGTTTGTGGGTCTCACCATCGAGTGCGGGAGGTCCAGTCACGATCGAATTCCAACCGATATTCACTCCGGGCTTGGACTGATCATCAACGTCAGTTTCCCACCTAATGGCGGTCATCCGGCTCACTGGTCGAGCATCCCGACAACGGACAACGCTGGCGACAGTGTGACCGACGGGGCCGGGCCTTTCCTTGATGCTCGCACGAATGCAACCTGGCCGTGACGGTGCTGCACCAATCCCTATGCCGGTCGCCCGAACGGCCCGTTCAGCCGGACGATCGCGCCGTTCAGGATCGCGGCAAAACTGACCCAGATCAGGTACGGCACGATCAGCCAGCTTGCGAGTTCGGAATAGGGGCGCAGGCCGATGCACAACGCCAGCACCGATGCCCACAGGAACACCACCTCGATCAGCGCCCAGTCGGGCCGCTTCACGGTAAAGAACAGCGGCGACCACAGAAAATGGCCGACAAAGTTGACGGCATACAGGATGATGATCGCCCGCTGGCCCGCCGGATCGCCGCCCGCACCGTCCCATGCCAGTACCGCCGCCCATGCCGCCAGGCCCAGGATCACCGTCCATGCCGGACCGAACAGCCAGTCCGGCGGCTGAAAACTCGGCTTCTTCAGGTTGCGGTACCATGGCCCGATGGTGGTCAAAACGCCGCCGCCCACCCCCAGAATGACGGCCCAGGCGATGGCGGCAATGACATGGGGATCGGGCATCCGCTATATATGGAGTGTCGGCTCTTTGCCGCAACGCCGGACGGGGCCGCAAATTTCGCTGTCCTACAGCGCGTTCGTCATTGCACAGACTGGCGAATGACCCAGGATCCGAACGCGCTCACCGTCGAGGATGAAGCCATTCTCGCCTTCACCCCTGTCGCCATGGCGCCCCGCGCCACCGGCTGGACGCCGCGGCGACAACACGACTTCATCCGCGCCCTTGCCGCAATGGGCACGGTGGGCCGCGCCGCACGGGCGGTCGGGCTCAGCCGCCAGTCGGCCTATGCCCTGCGTTCCCGGCCCGATGCGGCCAGCTTCGTGCGCGCATGGGATAACGCCCTTTCGATCGGCTATGACCGCATCTTCGAAATGGCGATGGATCGGGCGCTCAACGGCGTCACCACGGCCCGCTATTATCGCGGGCGACCGGTCGGCACGATCACCCGTCCCGATCTGCGCATGGCGATGGCGGTTCTTTCCGATCCCGTCCGCCCGCCTGCCACACCCACCAAATTGCCAAAGATGACAGAATGAAGCGCGTTCCGCGTAATGTTGTCAGGTTGCGGGGCGGGGATCGGCACTCTCCCCGCCCCTGCCTCGTTCAGTTGGCGCTCGCCGCTCTCGCGCCCGCGCCCTTTCTGTCCATGTATCTATGCATCTTCAGCCACGCGGCAAAGGCGTCGAACCAGCCGGTGCTGGTCGTCGTCTTCTGATACATGCCGAACCCGTGGCCGCCCTGTTCATAGAAATGGAACTCGACGGGCCGCTTCGCCCTGGTCCAGCTTTCAATGACGCCGAACCCGGCATTGGTGAACAGGCCGTCATCGGCGGCCAGCGCCACGAACAGCGGCGGCGCATCGGCCGGCACGGTCACGGCCGACAAGGGGCCATAGATGTTGCCGATGAATGCGGGCTTTGCATCCTCACCGGCCAGCGCGGTCGTCATGGTCAGCATCGCACCCGCCGAAAACCCGACCATGCCGATGCGGTCGCGATCGACCTTCCATTCCCCCGCCCGCGCGCGGATCAGGGCAAAGGCGGCGCGCGCATCGGCAAGCTGCGGGGCCAGTTGCACGGCAGATTCCGTGCCGGGTGCGGCGCGCGGCGGCCTGGCGCCTGGTGCGAACATCTGCCGCATCGATTCCTCGAACGCGGGCATCGTCGCCGGGGTCTGGTTCAACCGGTATTTCAGGACAAAGGCAGCGATGCCGCGCGCCGCCAGCGCCCTGGCCACATCCCACCCCTCATTCTCCATCGACAGGGTGCGGAACCCGCCGCCCGGCGCAACGACGACCGCCGCACCGGTCGCCTTGGCCGGATCGGGCAGGAACGGAGTCAGCGTCGCCTCGGTCACATTACGGGCGAACACGCTGCCATATTGGCTGTGCCAGCTCTCGGCATTGGTCGCGTCGGGCAAGGGGCCGGTATTCAGCTTGATCGCGGTCGGCTGGGCCGGGATCGCAATCGGGGTCATCCGGTCGTTCTGTGCCCATGCCGGTGCGCTCATCCCCAGCATGGCGCTTGCCAGCGCGAGTGCAATGCTCGTCATCCGGATTTTCGACATCCCGCATCCCTCCATGATTATTACTCATACAAATGGCGGGACATGGCGACATCGTCAAGCGGAACGGGTCAAACGAATCTTTACCAGCGGCGGGTTATATCTCCGCCATGAACGGGGTGGGCAAGATCGCGGCCGGGGTCGGCTTTTCCGTGCTTTGCACGGCGATCGGCATGGCCGGCCTGTCCTATCTTGCCGGACCCGAAGACGGGTTCATTCCCCCCTTGTGGTGGATATTCGGACTGGCCTGCCCTGCCCTTGTCTCGCTTCCCGTATGCGTCATTCTGGTGCGTCAGGGGGAGGCGAACCGGCGGCTGGCCGGTCAACTTGCCGAAGCGATGGCACGACTGGCGGATCTGGCACAGCATGATGGCATGACCGGACTGTTGAACCGGACGGCATTCCTTTCCCGGTCGGACGATCGGCCGGCGACGGCGGGATGGATGCTGGTGATGGATATCGACCGGTTCAAATCGATCAACGACCGGTACGGCCATCATGTCGGAGACGCGGTGATTCAGGCGGTGGCCGATGTCCTGTCGGTGTCGGTACGGACGGGCGACCTGTGCGGGCGGCTGGGCGGAGAGGAATTCGCCGTGCTGACCATGGGCATTTCGGCGGAGGATGCGCAGGCGCTTGCCGAACGGATCCGGACGCGGATCGCGGCGATCGAAATCATCGCGGATGACGATATCGTCCGACCGACGATCAGCATGGGCCTCGCTCCGGTCACGGCCGGCGACGGCGCGGCCCTGGCGTTGCGGCTGGCCGATGCGGCCATGTACCGGTCAAAACGTACGGGCCGGAACAGGATTTCGCTCGCCGCCTGATCCTATCGCCGACCGATGATCCCCCCGGCCCACAAAGCCCAGGCGATGATCAGCGGTTGCAGGGCAAGGCGCGGCGCATGGTACAGGATCGGCAGGCCGGTTCCGGCGGTCAGATCGTTGATCGCGTGCTGCACATTGGCCGGCCATACGCATAGCGCATAAGCGGCCAGACTCCATCCCGCCGCCCGGCGCAGGCGCGGGATCATCAATCCGACGGCCCCCGCAATCTCAGCCACCCCGGTCAGCGCGACGACCACCGCCGGCATGGGCACGAAATCGGGCATGATCGACAGGAACGGCCGCGGCACCGCCAGGTGCAGCACGCCCGCAATCAGGTAAAGCAGGGCCAAAAGCACGCGCATCGGGGCGCGCGCCCGGCTCATCCCTCGACGGACAGCAACGTCACCCCGGCGTATTTGTCGGAATGCGCATCATACAGCCGGCTCATGTCGAACGCGCGGTCGGACAGGCGGATATCGCCCAGCCCGTCCACCTTGAACGCGCCCAGCTTTTCCTCGCGCGGAATATTGCCGTCGCGCAGCACGGTGACTGCATCCAGATAGGGGACACCATGCTTGGTATACAGGATATGCGGCGCCAGCAGCACCTCGCCCTTGTTATATGTCGCGGTCACGCATTGCCGCCGCACGATGGCGGCGAACAGCGTGGGCATCGGACCCTCGGGTCCGTCGTCACTCATGGGCCTGTCCTTATCCTTCAACCGATCGCGGATGGGATCATGCGATCGTCTCTGCGCCGCCGCTCTCTAGCCCAGCGGTGCGCGGCAAGGCAATGCAGCGACGGATCAGCGTTCGACGACATCGCCCCGCATCGGGGCAAGCCGGGACAGGAACCGGTTCTGCGCGGCAAAGGAGACACCCTCGGCGGTCATCGCCATTTGCAGGTTTTCGACCAGCCGGTTCATGTCCGCCTGTTGCACGCCCAGGTCGCGGTGCGCGGTCTTCATGTCGCGCCCGCTATAGCTGCATCCTGCATTGAGCAGGTAACAGAACTGCTCGAACAGCGTCCGGCGCAGCCGCACCCGGTCGTGATTGGCGAAAATCTCGCCGATGCGC of the Sphingomonas sp. BGYR3 genome contains:
- a CDS encoding Rrf2 family transcriptional regulator, which codes for MRLSAQSDYAVVMLAAAARHCGVSGRLNATILSEETGLPLPTVQKLVSRLSAAGLIESTRGTGGGFRLSRPPAAITLADIIEAIEGPIAMTACVEHGRNDCAVEAECRVRPHWPSVNGAVRGALAGISLATLSSTPALQANGI
- a CDS encoding AraC family transcriptional regulator — its product is MQLNFALPSAEVAPFVSVFYLFRDDSPQFEGIERADVGQIRFMLKGEGVIAFPGGHEEPSTPIMINGPGTGASPYRVNGPFHCFGASLRAVGWGSLVGMSAADRADHVTDGALLFGEEGLALLERLRGIETLADMVAVAEPFILNHVRRNPVPDDHRHLCEVVRQWLTQPGPIRVADLFAVLPMSERQVTRLVNRYYGGPPKFLERKFRTLRAATEIATGRPPSEVAVHFYDQSHMINEIRHFTGHTPGSLGAQMDPVLAITLREERFGELAPLVFPNGSE
- a CDS encoding quinone-dependent dihydroorotate dehydrogenase; this translates as MLYPLVQSALFRIEPERAHRLTIRALALWGGVGAPLAPALPAHPVTLAGLTFPNPIGLAAGVDKDAEAVDGFLALGFGFVEVGTLTPRPQAGNPRPRLFRLVEDQAVINRMGFNNAGLDAALLRLSVARRQGIVGINVGANKDSDDRIADYAYGVAAAAAHGDYVTINISSPNTPGLRDLQEQPMLGDLLTRCDAARHLADGTRRPLFLKIAPDCPRDLIDRIVRAAIDHHVDALIVSNTTITRPDTLQSGAAGEAGGLSGAPLRDLARAKLAEARSATGGQLPLISVGGIDSAEEAQARLDAGATLVQLYSALLFHGPGLAARIARGLG
- a CDS encoding DUF2061 domain-containing protein codes for the protein MSRDLMKTLTYLVIHLAIGFSVAYAFTGSFAIAGGIALIEPCCNAIAYFFHEKAWAKDWSNFSMLKAFAHQHDDTYRA
- a CDS encoding gamma-glutamyltransferase family protein, giving the protein MTPIRTLFARTLAAIAAIGMASSCAPVADQRPARAGMPAARTDAFVIAANPIAAEAGMAVLKRGGSAVDAAIAVQAMLSLVEPQSSGVGGGAFMTYFNAGTGGVEIFDGREVAPAGADPAMFMGADGKPLGYRDAVVSGRATGVPGAVAMLAMAHGEHGRLPWGTLFGDAERVATDGFTVTPRLGRFLGGSFPQLQVADARAYFGESDGTLADVGDTIRNPAYAAFLKRLAAEGPKALYAGPTAERIVARTTAGPLAGTMTMADLSAYRPVKRQALCRPYRVWKICVPPPPSSGVGLLQLFAMLERTDIAKRGPQDAQAWFLFAEASRLMYADRDRYVGDVPDVPVAGLLDPAYVASRAALIGERAGPAPAAGTPPGAPRLAMDRTLEPAGTSHFIVGDAAGNVVSMTTTVESIFGTGRMVDGFFLNNQMTDFSFSPTEPDGRPAANAVGAGKRPRSSMTPLILLDADGRFAGALGSAGGNAILAYVGKSLVAAADWGMPMQDALALPNLVARGPSFNGEVTKFSPDLLAALKARGVDLKPGQGEDSGLHGVMIRKGRVDGGFDPRREGVVLVLPAGQAR
- a CDS encoding AMP-dependent synthetase/ligase, which translates into the protein MAAARQLEHFPNLVTLFFTRAREQGDKPFLWAKHGGKWHPTSWAEAADKVASLAAGLKSLGLKPGDRVMLVSENRPEWCISDLAIMAAGCITVPTYVTNTERDHQHIVENSGAAAAIVSTGKLAKVLIPALLRSNACRHLIAMEDLRGGQAGPFEQHHWQGLIDAHPTTPADAAAAAAHLKREDLACIIYTSGTGGAPRGVCQHHGAILHNVEGCVTVISEDFGWDEEVFLSFLPLSHAYEHSGGQHFPIGLGAQIYYSEGLDKLASNIEETRPTIMVVVPRLFEVLRTRISKAIEKQGKLSTYLLDRAVAIGGKRANTGRVPIIDQPMNLILSRTLKPKIAQRFGGRLKAMVSGGAPLNPEIGIFFDALGLTFLQGYGQTEAAPVISCNRPSVGLKHDTVGPPLKNTEVRIAEDGEILVRGELVMHGYWRNEEETARVLRDGWLHTGDIGEIDDRGRIKITDRKKDIIVNDKGDNVAPQKVEGMLTLQPEILQAMIYGDRKPYMVAVLVPDPEWVQQWCARSATACNFKALAQHHEFMKAMGAAVERVNRDLSVIERVRRFIVADEPFAIENQQLTPSLKIRRHVLKQTYGERLDALYGS
- a CDS encoding phytanoyl-CoA dioxygenase family protein, which produces MDGLKVSGDTSAFEVAAVLDGAGRLTGACARAALASMETHGLVILTGLLSDAEADLAAGLIRETIDDSARNRCAFASQTDNRYRRRDFCSLPATPAVMGLAATLARRLEEVIAHYCAPDHPLLEVTTLTSYAGSSHQYVHRDPSGVISLFAAVEDVSAAQGGTVFVPGTQVFPGAAKKHGAAAEAQMELIRARWNVRILAHNLKKLWAMRNSRETPLAPGEFRDRVFSTHWDEHQPNLLRFLIGKNPVFSVRTLTPGTVWRLIREGRALDARFPVVSTAPRKGTVILYQSDMLHAGPDNRSPVPRRLFSMSIAREAMDEKRWHAGYSPHPGLIERPMSFGDLLKLGQAAEGAMAD
- a CDS encoding TspO/MBR family protein; protein product: MPDPHVIAAIAWAVILGVGGGVLTTIGPWYRNLKKPSFQPPDWLFGPAWTVILGLAAWAAVLAWDGAGGDPAGQRAIIILYAVNFVGHFLWSPLFFTVKRPDWALIEVVFLWASVLALCIGLRPYSELASWLIVPYLIWVSFAAILNGAIVRLNGPFGRPA